A genomic stretch from Sphingomonas faeni includes:
- the hisI gene encoding phosphoribosyl-AMP cyclohydrolase, translating to MTHSRDTGLTLDPKFDSAGLLTAVVTDRVSGDVLMVAHMNAEALAETQATGEAHFWSRSREKLWKKGETSGNVLRVAELRIDCDQDAVWVIADAAGPACHTGERTCFFRRIEGGKLVPAE from the coding sequence ATGACACACAGCCGCGACACGGGCCTGACGCTCGATCCGAAATTCGACTCCGCCGGGCTTCTGACCGCGGTCGTCACCGACCGGGTGTCGGGCGACGTGCTGATGGTCGCGCATATGAATGCGGAAGCGCTGGCGGAGACGCAGGCAACCGGCGAGGCGCATTTCTGGTCGCGGAGTCGGGAGAAGCTCTGGAAGAAGGGCGAAACGTCGGGGAACGTGCTGCGTGTCGCCGAGCTGCGGATCGATTGCGACCAGGATGCGGTGTGGGTGATCGCCGATGCCGCGGGCCCGGCGTGCCATACCGGTGAACGCACCTGTTTCTTCCGGCGGATCGAGGGGGGCAAGCTGGTGCCGGCCGAATGA
- the purF gene encoding amidophosphoribosyltransferase translates to MQTTNPFDDDKLREECGVFGVSATDGAAALVALGLHALQHRGQEAAGITTFDGANFHTHRAMGHVAGNFDRDDVIRALPGTVACGHVRYSTTGETALRNVQPLYAELSTGGFAIAHNGNISNAMRLRRELVRRGSIFQSTSDTETIIHLVATSNYRTLLDRFIDALKQIEGAYSLIVMTPEGMIACRDPLGIRPLVMGKLGDAVIFASETVALDVVGATFVRAIEPGELVIVQGSEIRSIRPFAPMAARPCIFEWVYFSRPDSIVDDHSIYSVRKAIGAQLAIESPVDADLVIPVPDSGTPAAIGYAQQSGIPFELGIIRSHYVGRTFISPGDKVRHLGVKLKHNANRALIKGKRVILVDDSIVRGTTSLKIVEMMREAGAAEVHMRIASPPTRHSCFYGVDTPEREKLLAAKLDLGGMTGFIHADSLAFISIDGLYKALGEAKRADVRPKYCDACFTGDYPTTLTDHDEGSEVDQFAMLAERVI, encoded by the coding sequence ATGCAGACGACCAATCCTTTCGATGACGACAAACTCCGCGAAGAATGCGGGGTGTTCGGCGTCTCCGCCACCGATGGCGCGGCCGCGCTCGTAGCCCTGGGGCTGCACGCGCTGCAGCACCGCGGACAAGAAGCCGCCGGCATCACGACCTTCGACGGCGCCAATTTCCACACCCACCGCGCGATGGGGCATGTCGCGGGCAATTTCGACCGCGACGATGTGATCCGCGCCCTCCCCGGCACCGTCGCCTGCGGTCATGTCCGCTATTCGACGACCGGCGAGACGGCCTTGCGCAACGTCCAGCCGCTCTACGCCGAACTCTCGACCGGCGGCTTCGCGATCGCGCATAACGGCAACATCTCCAACGCGATGCGGTTGCGTCGCGAGCTCGTCCGCCGCGGCTCGATCTTCCAGTCGACCAGCGATACCGAGACGATCATCCATCTCGTCGCGACGTCGAACTACCGGACGCTGCTCGATCGCTTCATCGATGCGCTGAAGCAGATAGAAGGCGCCTATTCGCTGATCGTGATGACGCCGGAGGGCATGATCGCCTGCCGCGATCCGCTCGGCATCCGCCCCCTAGTCATGGGCAAGCTCGGCGACGCGGTGATATTCGCGTCCGAGACGGTCGCGCTCGACGTCGTCGGCGCCACTTTCGTCCGCGCGATCGAGCCCGGCGAGCTGGTCATCGTCCAAGGTTCGGAGATCCGCTCGATCCGCCCGTTCGCGCCGATGGCGGCGCGGCCGTGCATCTTCGAATGGGTGTATTTCTCGCGCCCCGATTCGATCGTCGACGATCACTCGATCTATTCGGTCCGCAAGGCGATCGGGGCGCAGCTCGCGATCGAATCGCCGGTCGATGCCGATCTCGTCATCCCCGTCCCCGATTCGGGTACCCCGGCAGCGATCGGCTATGCGCAGCAGTCGGGCATCCCGTTCGAGCTCGGCATCATCCGCTCGCATTATGTCGGCCGCACGTTCATCTCGCCGGGCGACAAGGTCCGCCACCTCGGCGTCAAGCTCAAGCACAACGCCAACCGTGCGCTCATCAAGGGCAAGCGGGTCATCCTTGTCGACGATTCGATCGTCCGCGGCACCACTTCACTGAAGATCGTCGAGATGATGCGCGAAGCCGGCGCCGCCGAAGTCCATATGCGGATCGCCAGCCCGCCGACGCGGCACTCATGCTTCTACGGCGTCGACACGCCCGAGCGCGAGAAGCTGCTCGCGGCCAAGCTCGATCTCGGCGGCATGACCGGCTTCATCCACGCCGATAGCCTCGCCTTCATCTCGATCGACGGCCTCTACAAGGCGCTCGGCGAGGCGAAGCGCGCGGATGTCCGCCCGAAATATTGCGATGCGTGCTTCACCGGCGACTATCCGACCACGCTGACCGACCATGACGAAGGCTCGGAAGTCGACCAGTTCGCGATGCTCGCCGAACGCGTCATCTGA
- a CDS encoding SDR family NAD(P)-dependent oxidoreductase encodes MTDKPLEGRLALVTGASRGIGAATAIALAAKGAHVVLTARTPGGLEEVEATIHAAGGSATIAPLDLAESEAIARLATAIGDRWDALDILVLNAGMLGSLSSVPAIDPKEMAQVLTLNVSAQAALIAAFDPMLKKAKSARVIGVTSSVGRKPRAYWGLYGASKAAFETLLGAYGDEMAEISAIRTAIVDPGATRTKMRARAYPGEDPNSVKEPTIVADRIVALAIEGFEPGHCERVG; translated from the coding sequence ATGACGGACAAGCCTCTCGAAGGCCGACTGGCCTTGGTCACCGGTGCCAGCCGCGGCATCGGCGCCGCGACCGCGATCGCGCTGGCGGCAAAGGGCGCACACGTCGTCCTGACGGCGCGCACTCCTGGCGGCCTCGAAGAGGTCGAGGCGACGATCCACGCAGCCGGCGGCTCCGCAACGATAGCTCCGCTCGATCTGGCGGAGAGCGAAGCCATCGCGCGGCTCGCGACGGCGATCGGAGACCGTTGGGACGCGCTCGATATTCTCGTCCTCAACGCCGGCATGCTCGGCTCGCTGTCGTCCGTCCCGGCGATCGATCCGAAGGAAATGGCGCAGGTCCTGACGCTCAACGTCAGCGCGCAGGCCGCCCTGATCGCGGCATTCGATCCGATGCTGAAGAAAGCGAAGTCGGCCCGGGTGATCGGCGTGACCTCCAGCGTAGGCCGGAAGCCCCGCGCCTATTGGGGCCTATACGGCGCGTCGAAGGCCGCGTTCGAAACCCTCCTCGGCGCATACGGCGACGAGATGGCCGAGATCAGCGCCATCCGCACCGCGATCGTCGATCCGGGTGCGACGCGCACGAAAATGCGCGCACGGGCGTACCCGGGCGAAGATCCGAACTCGGTGAAAGAGCCGACAATAGTGGCCGACCGCATCGTAGCGCTGGCGATCGAAGGCTTCGAACCCGGCCATTGCGAACGAGTCGGTTAA
- a CDS encoding SAM-dependent methyltransferase, which translates to MTAVPAFDDVPATQASTVARLVAPVFHRLLDQIDAGLESGGIDARLPDGTRRLIGGRAPGPLPVVTVHRWRALVRLATAGSVGWYEGWAAGDWSSPDPVPLFDLFMRNRRSLGGAARSGGVVRLAARAWHRMRRNDPTGSRKNIAAHYDLGNDFYETWLDPSLTYSSAIFAEPFDDAEPHEAAQATKLRAILDRTRARAGDTILEIGCGWGSFAEMAARAGVGVHALTLSVEQKRQVDDRIAAAGLDGVRVALTDYRDVTGTYDAVASIEMVEAVGEEYWPVYLDAIARALKPGGCAALQYISIDDAIFDSYSRSVDFIQRYVFPGGMLLSAPRFRALAEARGLVWEDRRGFGLHYAETLRRWRVAFDAAVAEGRLPARFDARFVALWRYYLMYCEGGFLGGGIDVAQVTLVKR; encoded by the coding sequence ATGACTGCCGTTCCCGCTTTCGACGATGTGCCTGCCACGCAAGCTTCCACGGTTGCTCGCCTCGTCGCGCCGGTTTTCCACCGATTGCTCGACCAGATCGACGCGGGGCTCGAGAGCGGCGGGATCGATGCGCGACTGCCTGATGGCACGCGGCGGCTGATCGGCGGACGTGCGCCGGGACCTTTGCCGGTCGTTACGGTGCATCGCTGGCGTGCGCTGGTGCGGCTTGCGACGGCGGGGTCGGTTGGCTGGTACGAGGGCTGGGCGGCGGGCGACTGGTCTAGCCCCGATCCGGTGCCGCTGTTCGACCTGTTCATGCGCAACCGGCGATCGCTCGGGGGCGCGGCGCGGTCGGGGGGCGTGGTGCGGCTGGCGGCGCGGGCGTGGCACAGGATGCGTCGGAACGACCCGACTGGCTCGCGGAAGAACATCGCGGCGCATTACGACCTCGGCAACGATTTCTACGAGACGTGGCTCGATCCCAGCCTGACCTATTCGAGCGCGATCTTCGCCGAGCCGTTCGATGATGCCGAACCGCATGAGGCGGCGCAGGCGACCAAGCTGCGCGCGATCCTCGACCGGACGCGCGCGCGGGCGGGGGATACGATCCTGGAGATTGGTTGTGGCTGGGGGTCGTTCGCCGAGATGGCGGCGCGGGCGGGGGTCGGCGTGCATGCGCTGACCTTGTCGGTCGAGCAGAAGCGGCAGGTCGACGACCGGATCGCGGCGGCGGGGCTCGATGGTGTGCGCGTGGCGCTGACCGATTACCGTGACGTCACCGGGACCTATGACGCGGTGGCGAGCATCGAGATGGTCGAGGCGGTCGGCGAGGAATATTGGCCGGTGTATCTCGACGCGATCGCGCGTGCGCTGAAGCCGGGTGGGTGCGCGGCGTTGCAGTATATCTCGATCGACGATGCGATCTTCGACTCCTACTCGCGGAGTGTCGATTTTATCCAGCGCTACGTGTTTCCGGGCGGGATGCTGTTGTCCGCGCCGCGGTTTCGCGCGCTGGCGGAGGCGCGGGGGCTCGTGTGGGAGGATCGGCGCGGGTTCGGGTTGCACTATGCCGAGACGTTGCGGCGCTGGCGGGTGGCGTTTGATGCTGCGGTGGCCGAGGGGCGGTTGCCGGCGCGATTCGATGCGCGGTTCGTGGCTTTGTGGCGCTATTATCTGATGTATTGCGAGGGTGGGTTTCTTGGCGGCGGGATCGATGTGGCGCAGGTTACTCTGGTGAAGCGGTAG
- a CDS encoding cryptochrome/photolyase family protein: MTTPSLLWLRQDLRLHDQPALIAAAHAGPVIPVYVLDDDAPGKWKMGGAQRWWLHHTLDAFGTSLADKGSRLILRRGDAVEVLIALMEETGAGQVHAIRHYEPWWRKAEAALGDRLCLHDGNHLARVEDVKTGSGGQFKVYSSFWKALNQMMPPGEPEPAPRTIPAPSKWPKSEKLAEWELLPTKPDWSTGFEDWAPGEAQALENAKAMAPIVEAYDVDRNMPSIEGTSRLSPHLHFGEISPRTVWHAVDGHGDATTFRKELAWRDFTDGVVLTMPDYGDTNGRPKFDKLPWRSGKDVDADLKAWQEGKTGYPIVDAGMRQLWATGWMHNRVRMITASFLVKHLLIDWREGERWFWDCLVDADYGNNSVNWQWVAGTGVDSNMFGRIMAPLSQSEKFDAGDYIREWVPELATVSRGAVHDPEESGCRPRDYPAKIVGHREGRERALEAGRHAR, from the coding sequence ATGACGACACCTTCCCTGCTCTGGCTGCGCCAGGACCTTCGCCTTCACGATCAACCCGCGCTGATCGCGGCCGCGCATGCGGGGCCGGTGATCCCGGTCTATGTGCTCGACGACGATGCGCCGGGGAAATGGAAGATGGGCGGGGCGCAGCGCTGGTGGCTGCATCATACGCTCGACGCGTTCGGGACGTCGCTGGCCGACAAGGGATCGAGGCTGATCCTGCGGCGGGGGGACGCGGTCGAGGTCCTGATCGCGCTGATGGAGGAAACCGGCGCCGGGCAGGTGCATGCGATCCGGCATTACGAGCCGTGGTGGCGCAAGGCCGAGGCAGCGCTCGGCGATCGGTTGTGCCTGCATGACGGCAACCACCTCGCGCGCGTCGAGGACGTGAAGACGGGCTCGGGCGGGCAGTTCAAGGTGTATTCGTCGTTCTGGAAGGCGCTCAACCAGATGATGCCGCCGGGTGAGCCCGAGCCTGCGCCGCGGACGATCCCGGCGCCGTCGAAGTGGCCGAAGAGTGAGAAACTGGCGGAATGGGAACTCCTGCCGACTAAGCCGGATTGGTCGACGGGGTTCGAGGACTGGGCGCCGGGCGAGGCTCAGGCGTTGGAGAATGCGAAGGCGATGGCGCCGATCGTCGAGGCGTATGATGTCGATCGCAACATGCCGTCGATCGAGGGCACCTCGCGCTTGTCGCCGCATCTGCATTTCGGGGAGATATCGCCGCGTACCGTGTGGCATGCGGTCGATGGCCATGGCGATGCGACGACGTTTCGCAAGGAACTCGCGTGGCGGGACTTCACCGATGGCGTCGTGCTGACGATGCCGGATTACGGCGACACGAACGGGCGGCCCAAGTTCGACAAGCTGCCCTGGCGGTCGGGCAAGGACGTCGATGCCGACCTGAAGGCGTGGCAGGAGGGCAAGACCGGGTATCCGATCGTCGACGCCGGAATGCGCCAGCTTTGGGCGACCGGGTGGATGCATAACCGCGTACGGATGATCACGGCGAGCTTCCTGGTGAAGCACCTGCTGATCGACTGGCGCGAGGGGGAGCGGTGGTTCTGGGATTGTTTGGTCGATGCGGATTACGGGAATAATTCGGTGAACTGGCAGTGGGTGGCCGGGACCGGGGTGGATTCGAATATGTTCGGGCGGATCATGGCGCCGTTGTCGCAGTCGGAGAAGTTCGATGCGGGGGATTATATCCGGGAGTGGGTGCCGGAACTGGCGACGGTGTCGAGGGGGGCTGTCCACGATCCGGAGGAATCCGGGTGTCGGCCTCGCGACTATCCGGCGAAGATCGTCGGGCATCGGGAAGGGCGGGAGCGGGCGCTCGAGGCTGGGCGGCACGCTCGGTAG
- a CDS encoding histone deacetylase family protein, with product MIHVVHHPDYVTPAPVRSTYRWNKNGLIRDLLLDKGDAVAWHRAETTPTAWLEAVHDEDYVAEVLRADVPKEKERRIGFPVTEAVASRAAIVPHGTWLAACLALEHGFAANTAGGSHHALANTGAGFCVFNDLAVAAARLIDERRVARVLVVDCDVHQGDGTAALLAGRPEIATYSIHAEKNFPVRKARSTIDVPLPDKVGDEVYLGTLEATLVPLLDEFRPELILYQAGVDPFDGDRLGRLSLTLDGLARRERLVAGLAIARGLPLASTVGGGYGEDALAIAERHVAAILTLGQTFAAAGDAGLRVGALNAR from the coding sequence ATGATCCATGTCGTCCACCATCCCGACTATGTCACGCCGGCGCCAGTACGCTCGACCTATCGCTGGAACAAGAACGGGCTGATCCGCGACCTGCTGCTCGACAAAGGCGATGCCGTCGCATGGCATCGCGCCGAGACGACGCCGACCGCGTGGCTGGAGGCGGTGCATGACGAGGATTATGTCGCCGAGGTGCTTCGCGCGGACGTGCCGAAGGAGAAGGAGCGGCGGATCGGGTTTCCGGTGACGGAGGCGGTGGCGTCGCGCGCGGCGATCGTGCCGCACGGGACTTGGCTGGCCGCGTGCCTCGCTTTGGAGCACGGGTTTGCTGCGAATACGGCGGGGGGGAGCCATCATGCGCTGGCGAACACGGGGGCGGGGTTCTGTGTTTTCAACGACCTGGCGGTCGCGGCTGCACGGTTGATCGACGAACGCCGCGTGGCGCGTGTTCTCGTCGTCGATTGCGACGTGCATCAGGGTGACGGGACCGCTGCGCTGCTCGCGGGACGGCCGGAGATCGCGACCTATTCGATCCACGCGGAGAAGAATTTTCCGGTGCGGAAGGCGCGGTCCACGATCGACGTGCCGCTGCCGGACAAGGTCGGCGACGAGGTTTATCTGGGGACCCTGGAAGCGACGCTGGTGCCGTTGCTCGACGAGTTTCGGCCGGAGCTGATCCTGTATCAGGCGGGGGTGGATCCGTTCGATGGCGATCGGCTGGGGCGGTTGTCGCTGACCCTGGATGGTCTGGCGCGGCGGGAGCGGCTGGTCGCGGGCCTCGCGATCGCGCGGGGTTTGCCGCTCGCGAGTACGGTCGGCGGCGGGTACGGCGAGGATGCGCTGGCGATCGCCGAACGGCACGTCGCCGCGATTCTGACGCTCGGCCAAACTTTTGCCGCCGCGGGTGACGCCGGACTGCGGGTTGGTGCATTGAACGCGCGATGA
- a CDS encoding RNA pyrophosphohydrolase has protein sequence MTDYSTLPYRPCAGIMLMNAEGKIFVGQRNDSPLEAWQMPQGGIDPGEDAEAAALRELGEETGVMPDKVELIAKAPGEFVYDLPPELLGKVWKGKWRGQTQRWFLYRFHGTDADVNIATEHEEFRAWRWSDPADLPRLIVPFKKALYEQVLAAFAPHLGATSAR, from the coding sequence GTGACCGATTATTCGACTCTCCCCTATCGTCCCTGCGCCGGCATCATGCTCATGAACGCGGAAGGGAAGATTTTCGTCGGCCAGCGCAACGATTCGCCGCTGGAGGCATGGCAGATGCCGCAGGGTGGAATCGATCCCGGCGAGGACGCCGAAGCCGCCGCACTGCGCGAACTCGGCGAGGAAACCGGCGTCATGCCCGACAAGGTCGAGCTGATCGCCAAAGCGCCCGGCGAGTTCGTCTACGACCTCCCCCCCGAACTGCTCGGCAAGGTCTGGAAGGGCAAATGGCGCGGCCAGACGCAACGCTGGTTCCTGTACCGCTTCCACGGCACCGACGCCGACGTGAACATCGCCACCGAGCACGAGGAATTCCGTGCATGGCGCTGGAGCGATCCCGCCGACCTGCCGCGGCTGATCGTGCCATTCAAGAAGGCGCTCTACGAACAGGTACTCGCCGCCTTCGCGCCACATCTCGGCGCAACCTCGGCACGCTGA
- a CDS encoding DUF481 domain-containing protein gives MRRLSPLLFAPFLLANAPDPQSVMIPETIRAMLDAALEAGNEADVNTIAKYARAADPLSGDAVLAIAEKWKADRAAQRTQVIRQASFLDLWSGKAEVGGYLTTGNSDTAGGTAVLDLNREGLRWRHKFHAQADYQSNLNITTREHYLASYEPNYKIDDRAYVYGVGQYEGDRFLGYYNRYSTSIGAGYSVIKTAGTKLDLELGPAYRHTEFTDDTVQSSLAARGTANFSIRILSGLSVSQVASAYVQRFNSTLSGTTSINAKLIGPLSAALSYSVQYESEPPIGSVSTDTTSRASLVYSF, from the coding sequence GTGCGCCGCTTATCCCCTCTTCTGTTCGCCCCGTTCCTATTGGCGAACGCCCCCGATCCGCAATCGGTGATGATCCCCGAAACGATCCGCGCGATGCTCGACGCCGCGCTGGAGGCGGGCAACGAGGCGGACGTCAACACGATCGCCAAATACGCCCGCGCCGCCGATCCGCTCAGCGGCGACGCGGTGCTGGCGATTGCCGAGAAGTGGAAGGCCGATCGCGCCGCCCAGCGCACGCAGGTCATCCGCCAGGCGAGCTTCCTCGACCTCTGGAGCGGCAAGGCGGAAGTCGGCGGTTACCTCACGACCGGCAATTCCGACACAGCGGGCGGCACCGCGGTGCTCGACCTCAACCGCGAAGGCCTGCGCTGGCGTCACAAGTTCCACGCCCAGGCCGATTACCAGTCGAACCTCAACATCACGACGCGCGAGCATTACCTCGCCTCGTACGAGCCCAACTACAAGATCGACGATCGCGCGTATGTCTACGGCGTCGGCCAGTATGAAGGCGACCGGTTCCTGGGCTATTACAACCGCTATTCGACCTCGATCGGCGCGGGCTACAGCGTCATCAAGACCGCCGGTACCAAGCTCGATCTCGAACTCGGACCAGCCTATCGTCACACCGAATTCACCGACGATACCGTGCAGAGCAGCCTCGCCGCGCGTGGCACCGCGAACTTCAGCATCCGCATCCTCAGCGGCCTGTCGGTCAGCCAGGTCGCGTCCGCCTATGTCCAGCGCTTCAACAGCACGCTCAGCGGCACGACCTCGATCAACGCCAAGCTGATCGGCCCCCTGTCCGCCGCGTTGTCGTATAGCGTCCAGTATGAAAGCGAACCGCCGATCGGCTCGGTCTCGACCGACACAACCAGCCGCGCGTCGCTGGTCTACAGCTTCTGA
- a CDS encoding hydrolase: MRGLSTIERDAVDTAGAAPMLTQVEAWAVVNSGTRNLAGLATMAGLLGDAFAVLPGEITLVEPTPVDSVGADGVVSAIEHGKHLHLVVRPNAPVRMLFTGHMDTVYPVDHAFQSLQWLDDGRLNGPGVADMKGGLSVMLAALQAVEASPLPARIGYEVVINSDEETGSFSSAALLERAAHGKVAALTYEPALADGTLAGARGGTGNFSIIVHGRSAHAGRNPEDGRNALVAAADIAVRLSKVRGPDLAVNPARIEGGGPNNVVPDLAILRINFRPATLDDIARARSHIDSVVETVAAEHDVRIEVHGSFNRPPKPIDASAARLFDLVKSSGADLGLDIAWKATGGVCDGNNIAAAGVPVVDTMGVRGGAIHSTDEFMIPDSLAERAALSAVTILRIAEGRL; this comes from the coding sequence ATGAGGGGACTTTCGACGATAGAGCGCGATGCCGTCGACACGGCGGGCGCCGCACCGATGCTGACGCAGGTCGAGGCGTGGGCGGTCGTCAACAGCGGCACACGCAACCTCGCGGGCCTCGCGACGATGGCCGGGTTGCTGGGCGATGCATTCGCGGTCCTGCCGGGCGAGATCACGCTCGTCGAGCCGACCCCGGTCGACAGCGTCGGCGCGGACGGCGTGGTCTCGGCGATCGAGCACGGCAAACACCTGCATCTCGTCGTCCGCCCTAACGCGCCAGTCCGCATGCTGTTCACTGGCCACATGGACACGGTCTACCCGGTCGATCACGCGTTCCAGTCGCTGCAATGGCTGGACGACGGCCGGCTGAACGGTCCCGGCGTCGCGGACATGAAGGGCGGGCTGTCGGTCATGCTCGCCGCGCTCCAAGCGGTCGAGGCCAGCCCCCTCCCCGCACGCATAGGCTATGAAGTCGTCATCAACTCCGACGAGGAAACCGGCTCCTTCTCCTCCGCCGCGCTTTTAGAACGCGCGGCTCACGGCAAGGTCGCCGCGCTGACCTACGAACCCGCGCTCGCCGACGGTACGCTCGCAGGGGCGCGTGGCGGCACGGGAAATTTCTCGATCATCGTCCACGGCCGCAGCGCGCACGCCGGTCGCAACCCGGAGGACGGCCGCAACGCACTCGTCGCCGCCGCCGACATCGCGGTGCGCCTGTCGAAGGTGCGCGGCCCTGACCTCGCGGTGAACCCGGCACGGATCGAAGGCGGCGGCCCGAACAACGTCGTCCCCGACCTCGCCATCCTCCGCATCAACTTCCGCCCCGCGACACTCGACGACATCGCCCGCGCTAGGTCGCACATCGACTCCGTGGTCGAGACGGTCGCTGCCGAGCACGACGTCCGGATCGAAGTCCATGGCAGTTTCAATCGCCCCCCGAAACCGATCGACGCGAGCGCCGCGCGCCTGTTCGATCTGGTCAAGAGTTCCGGTGCCGACCTCGGCCTCGACATCGCCTGGAAAGCCACAGGCGGCGTCTGCGACGGCAACAACATCGCCGCCGCCGGCGTGCCGGTCGTCGACACGATGGGCGTCCGCGGTGGCGCGATCCACTCGACTGACGAGTTCATGATCCCCGACAGCCTCGCCGAGCGCGCGGCGCTGTCGGCGGTCACCATATTGCGCATCGCGGAGGGCCGTTTGTGA
- a CDS encoding arginine N-succinyltransferase: protein MSFRIRAAVDDDLQHLYEMAKLTGGGFTNLPPDRRALTAKLERSHAAFARTDGPVQDELFVLILENIETKEVRGTCQIFTLVGQSYPFYSYRIGQLTQHSRELNRTFRADMLSLATDLEGASEVGGLFLHPGERAGGLGLLLARSRYLFIKMHRARFADRILAELRGVIDEAGGSPFWDGLAGRFFGMNFQDADQFNAINGHQFIADLMPKHPIYTAMLTETARAAIGLPHPSGRAAMRMLENEGFAFENYVDIFDGGPTMTARTDQVRSIADARDSKLVAIGDDGGKETLVATGHLADFRAAFGKVRETEDGVVLTEDCARALDVREADHVTHVARL, encoded by the coding sequence GTGAGCTTCAGGATCCGGGCCGCGGTCGACGACGATCTCCAGCACCTCTACGAAATGGCCAAGCTGACCGGCGGTGGTTTCACCAACCTGCCGCCCGATCGCCGCGCGCTGACCGCCAAGCTCGAGCGCAGCCACGCCGCCTTCGCGCGCACGGACGGCCCGGTCCAGGACGAGCTGTTCGTGCTGATCCTCGAAAATATCGAGACGAAGGAAGTCCGCGGCACCTGTCAGATCTTCACGCTGGTCGGCCAAAGCTACCCCTTCTACAGCTACCGGATCGGCCAGCTCACCCAGCATAGCCGCGAGCTGAACCGGACCTTCCGCGCCGACATGCTCTCGCTCGCAACCGACCTTGAAGGCGCGAGCGAAGTCGGGGGACTCTTCCTCCATCCCGGCGAACGCGCAGGTGGCCTCGGCCTGTTGCTCGCCCGCAGCCGCTATCTGTTCATCAAGATGCACCGCGCGCGCTTCGCCGACCGCATCCTCGCCGAACTGCGCGGCGTGATCGACGAGGCCGGCGGCTCGCCGTTCTGGGACGGCCTTGCCGGCCGTTTCTTCGGGATGAATTTCCAGGACGCGGATCAGTTCAATGCGATCAACGGCCACCAGTTCATCGCCGACCTGATGCCCAAGCACCCGATCTACACCGCGATGCTCACCGAGACCGCGCGCGCCGCGATTGGCCTTCCCCACCCCTCGGGCCGCGCAGCGATGCGGATGCTGGAGAACGAAGGGTTCGCATTCGAAAACTATGTAGACATCTTCGACGGCGGCCCGACGATGACCGCGCGCACCGACCAGGTCCGCTCGATCGCCGACGCACGCGACAGCAAATTGGTCGCGATCGGCGACGACGGCGGTAAGGAGACCCTCGTCGCGACCGGCCACCTCGCAGACTTTCGCGCCGCATTCGGCAAGGTCCGCGAGACCGAGGACGGCGTCGTGCTGACGGAAGATTGCGCACGCGCGCTAGATGTCCGCGAGGCCGACCACGTTACCCACGTAGCTCGCCTTTGA
- a CDS encoding Crp/Fnr family transcriptional regulator: MATTPSPLALMVRKLETHAVLDDDDRTALLALPYTLRTFEPSSYLVREGDVPDQCAVLLSGFAYRQKLTGAGMRQIVSLHIPGEPLDFQHLFLDVADHNVQTLTRADVATIPRSALRELARTRAAIGNAIFVNTLVEGSIFREWILNIGRRDARSRLAHFLCEFAIRLDRQGLTGPDGYELPMSQEQLGDALGLTAVHVNRTIKSLESDGLIGRNRRRISFPRWDALRELADFSSRYLHLTPQTS; this comes from the coding sequence ATGGCTACGACGCCCAGCCCCCTGGCGCTGATGGTTCGGAAGTTGGAAACGCACGCGGTGCTGGACGACGACGACCGCACGGCTCTGCTCGCTCTGCCGTACACATTGCGGACGTTCGAGCCGTCGTCGTATCTCGTGCGGGAAGGCGACGTGCCCGACCAATGCGCGGTGCTGTTGTCGGGCTTCGCGTATCGTCAAAAGCTGACCGGAGCCGGCATGCGACAGATCGTGTCGCTCCATATCCCCGGCGAACCGCTCGACTTTCAGCATCTGTTTCTGGATGTGGCGGATCACAACGTGCAGACGCTGACCCGGGCCGATGTCGCTACGATCCCGAGGTCGGCGCTGCGCGAACTGGCACGGACACGTGCGGCGATCGGTAACGCGATTTTCGTCAACACGTTGGTCGAGGGATCGATCTTTCGCGAATGGATCCTGAACATCGGTCGGCGCGACGCCCGATCGCGGCTGGCTCATTTCCTGTGCGAATTCGCGATCCGTCTCGATCGACAAGGGCTGACCGGACCGGACGGCTACGAGTTGCCGATGAGCCAGGAGCAGCTTGGCGACGCGCTCGGCTTGACCGCAGTGCATGTCAACCGAACGATCAAGTCGTTGGAGTCCGATGGGCTGATCGGACGCAACCGTCGTCGCATCAGCTTTCCGCGATGGGATGCGCTGCGCGAACTGGCCGACTTTTCGAGCCGGTACCTGCATCTCACGCCGCAGACGAGTTGA